A genomic window from Desulfobacterales bacterium includes:
- a CDS encoding ABC transporter permease, producing the protein MEKIPGIRYLITIAVLLTLWSAASVLVGNTLLPGPIPTTIRLGQEIRQPVFWSHIHASFYRVMGGLACGFITAVPLGLMMGSSRTLDRWFSPLIYLTYPIPKIVFLPVFLLLFGLGDMSKILLIALIIFFQLLITTRDSARQIETEMIYSFQSLGGNRWHYFRHVVWPVSLPGIFTSLRVGTGIAVAVLFFVESIGTRRGLGFFIIDSWGIADYPAMFVGIISLSAIGIVLYEAFDLLEKRVCRWKQI; encoded by the coding sequence ATGGAAAAAATACCCGGCATCCGTTATTTGATCACCATCGCCGTATTGCTGACTCTGTGGTCCGCGGCCTCAGTTCTGGTCGGAAACACCCTGCTTCCGGGTCCGATCCCCACAACAATCCGGCTGGGACAGGAAATCCGACAGCCGGTGTTCTGGAGCCATATCCACGCCAGCTTCTACCGGGTCATGGGGGGCCTGGCCTGCGGATTTATCACTGCCGTTCCGCTGGGCCTGATGATGGGCAGCAGCCGGACGCTGGACCGGTGGTTTTCCCCGTTAATTTATCTGACCTATCCGATTCCCAAAATCGTCTTTCTGCCGGTTTTTCTGCTGCTGTTCGGCCTTGGGGATATGAGCAAAATACTGCTGATTGCCCTGATCATTTTCTTCCAGCTGCTGATTACCACACGCGACAGCGCCCGCCAGATCGAAACAGAAATGATCTATTCTTTTCAATCACTGGGTGGAAACCGATGGCATTATTTCCGGCATGTGGTATGGCCGGTGAGTCTGCCCGGAATTTTCACTTCGCTTCGGGTCGGAACCGGAATTGCCGTTGCAGTTTTATTTTTTGTCGAATCGATCGGTACCCGCCGTGGACTGGGATTTTTCATCATCGATTCATGGGGTATCGCCGATTATCCGGCCATGTTTGTTGGCATCATTTCGCTGTCTGCGATCGGTATCGTGCTGTATGAGGCTTTTGACCTGCTGGAGAAAAGAGTCTGTAGATGGAAGCAAATCTGA
- a CDS encoding ATP-binding cassette domain-containing protein, producing the protein MAISHNLLDVDQLSKTYSNGDACKTVLKDVSLSLPRHDSLAVVGPSGCGKSTLLLMISGLMPASGGTIRLDKTVCKGPSRDVGVVFQQYGLFPWKTTQDNILLGARIQDIDVPDTVFSELKQELGIEGLDHLYPNQLSGGQRQRVALARALLLNPRLLMLDEPFAALDAITREHLQNHLLSVFQHRGFSFILVTHNIEEAIFLGRRIVLMDPGIKGIHSIVDNPGMGEPDYREHPDFFHKVLEIRRLLKKN; encoded by the coding sequence ATGGCTATCTCCCATAACCTGCTCGATGTCGACCAGCTGAGCAAAACGTATTCAAACGGCGATGCCTGCAAAACCGTTTTAAAGGATGTTTCGCTGAGCCTGCCCCGGCATGATTCCCTGGCAGTGGTGGGTCCGTCCGGCTGCGGGAAAAGCACCCTGCTGCTTATGATTTCCGGCCTGATGCCGGCCTCGGGCGGTACGATCCGGCTCGATAAAACCGTCTGCAAGGGCCCCAGCCGCGATGTGGGTGTTGTATTTCAACAGTACGGGCTGTTCCCATGGAAAACCACACAGGACAATATCCTCCTCGGCGCCAGGATTCAAGACATCGACGTGCCGGATACCGTGTTTTCAGAACTCAAACAGGAACTGGGGATCGAAGGTCTGGATCATCTGTATCCGAACCAGCTCAGCGGCGGCCAGCGCCAGCGCGTTGCCCTGGCCAGGGCTCTGCTGCTCAATCCCAGGCTTCTGATGCTCGATGAGCCCTTTGCCGCCCTCGATGCCATCACACGTGAGCATCTGCAGAACCACCTGCTGTCCGTGTTTCAACATCGCGGATTCAGCTTCATTCTGGTCACCCACAATATCGAAGAAGCGATATTTCTCGGCCGGCGCATTGTCTTGATGGACCCCGGCATAAAAGGAATCCATTCCATCGTTGACAACCCGGGGATGGGCGAACCCGATTATCGGGAACATCCCGATTTTTTTCATAAGGTGCTCGAAATCCGGCGCCTGTTAAAGAAAAACTGA